From the genome of Mycobacterium kansasii ATCC 12478:
GATTGTTGATTTCCGCTGGCCGCCGGCGGCCAGGCATATCAGGTAGTCGTCCACGTCGCGGCGCCACGCTTCGGGCGCGTGGGTGGTGGGGCGCGGGCCGGGCCGTTTGGGTTGCATGCGCCCAATCAGGTAGGCGTCCACCGTGGCCAGCGGCCCGACGGCAAGGGTGATGTCATCGGCGTCGCGCAGGGTATACACGGTGCCGCGTTGGGTGAATGTCAAGCCGAGCCTCTTGGCGCGGGCGCGGGTTATCCGGACGCGGTTGACGGTGTTCACTTCACCCCATCCGTTTCCCGGTTGGCGTCGTCGTCGAGCAGGGTGTGGGCCGCGGCAAGCAGTTCGGCCGCGAGCTGACGCGCCTGATCGGAGTCAAGGTTGTCGCCGTGGTCGTGGCCCCACACGATGATGCGCCGGGTACCGTCGCCGGATTCTTCGACGAAGTCGATGGTGACGCCGCTCATCGCTTGGCCCACCCGTCTAACTCGTCGGCGGCGGTCAGCAGCGCGGCGGCCAGCTCACGTGCCTGCCGGCTACTCAGGGCTTCTTGGTTGGCCTCGATTTGCACCGAGGGGCGGTCGATCGCGGACTGGTCAAGGCTGCCATCGCCGTATTGGATGGCCTCAACCCACACCAGCACGTTGGTGTTCCCGGTGATGCTGCGGACTTCGCCGGTGATCCGCCGATAGGGGCGGTTGGTGGTGGCGTCTTCCCATAGGTCGGCGAACACCGCGCCAGGAGGCACGGGGATGTCGGGCGAACCGACGCCCTGCGGGTCGTTGTTGGTGGTGGGTGTGGCGGTCATGGCCGTGCCTCTCACTAAACGGTTCTTTAGCCGTTCGGTGGTGAGTTCGGCAGTAGCACTTGAGATTTGACGCATGCGTGGGCCCGCCCTGGCTAACCGGAATCGTATGGTCGAGGTCACAACGCGATGCCGGGCGGTCACAGCCGGGCCAGCGGCACGTCAAATCGCGGCACCGCACAAAATCGGCCAGCGCCTTCGACGGCACATAGCCCGGCTCGGGCGCAGCATCGCCGGGGTGGGTCAGCGGCACCAATTTGGCCGACACGGCCAATTCGGCGATGAGTTCGGCGGTGATGAGCCCGTCGGCGCCCATTTCGGATGCGGTGATCGAGCCACTGCCAGCGACGGCGGCCGACTCGGCGATCACGTGGATCACCACCGGCGTTGCGGCGGGCCGCGTGCCGGCCGCACACTCGCGATGCCCGCAACGACAACCCAACCGATCGGCCCCGGCGGCCAGCGCCCCCAAAGCGTCAGCGCGGCGCTGGTGCCGGCTGCGCGGGTCCCGCGGACATACCGTGTTGGCGAGGGCATCGAGTCGCTGCTCCAACGCATGAGCGTGCGGGGACAGCAGGCGCCCGCGGATCAGCGAGATGCCGCCTTGGACCTCGTCGATGCAGATCTCGCGATCGCGCTGTTGCTTCGTGCGCCGCCGCAGCGCATCGGCGTCGGCGTTCGCAACGATCTTGTCGACCTGCGCGCCCAACCGGCCCCGACTCATCGACGGCCAGCGCGGCAGTTTGACGAACAATTCGCCATCCACGGCGGCAAGCACCGCCGAATCCTCGATCAGATCGGTGCGGTAGGCCAGTGTCTGAAAAGCCAGATAGTCGATCTCGCCGGCTTTGAACACCTCGGCCACCTGCGGGAGCCGCTCGCGCATGACGCGGGCATAGCGCAACCGGCTGGCCGCCAGGCCCTGGCTGATCCGCAACGCCGCAGCCACTTCGGCGGCCACCGCCTCCATGGTGTCCACCGCCCAATCCTCGGTTTCTGAACACCGCGAGAGCCGATAGGCAAACAACTCACCGATCGCGACCAACTGGGCGGCCGCGGCCCGGTTCTCCGCGCGCGTGGCCGCACAGATTCGCTCCACCAACTGCGCCGACTCCGCCGTCTTCGACGGGCAACGCCGCTCGAACCAATCATCGCAGTGCGCGATCACCTCAGCGCGGGAGTCGAACCTACATTCGATTATGCCACACCCGAACGACCACCCGCCGTCGGGCTGGGGACGCCCGGAATACTTCTGAACGCAATTTGCTGCCACACTGCCCCACGCGAATCCGCGCTTGCCGCTGGCGGTGGGACGCCGCAACAAGGTGTGGCCGGTCACCAGCCGGGTCACCGGCGCGCGCTAATTCCCGGCACCACCTGAACCAGCGCCAGACGACGGCGTTTGATCCGTTCGAGCCTTCCGCTGAGACCGCTCAGACCGCTCAGACCGCTCAGACCGCTCAGACCGCTGAGGCCGGCACCTGCGGTGGCTCGTATCGCACAAGGGGTATTCCTTGCTGCGCCGGCAGGTGCAGATGGCCACCATGAAGCGGTCCGATGCCACGACACCGCCGCCGGGTGTCTCGATGCGCACCGGACCGGACACCAGTATCGGACCGTTGGGCACCACCTGAACCCGAGTGGTGGTCATGACTTGTCCGCCCGGATCACCACGAGTTCCTCGTCGCGACAGCCGCAGGGTACCCGCCCGGTCTCCTCCAGCCATGGCGCCCGCGCCGACAACACCGGACCGAACGGAATCCGCTGAGAGGCAACGACTTCGGCATCCAGACCGGTGGATAGCAGAAAATCCAGAGACCGTTGCACGCCTGCCAGAGCCGACTGCACCAGCAGCAGGGATCCCCCGTCGCACAACAGCTTTGCCGCCGACTTGCACAGCGGATCGAGCACCAGGCGCCCGTCAGGTCCGGCATTCCAGGCCCATGACGGACCGGCCGCCGGCGAAATCGCGTCGGAGTCGTCGACGGGCGGAGCGGGGACGTACGGCGGGTTGGACACGATCACCTCGAACGGCGCGCAGTCGAAAGCCCGTGTCCAGGAGCCTTGACGGACGTCGACGTCCACTCCCGCGTCGGCGACGTTGTCGCGGGAGCAGCGCACGGCATGCGGGCAGATGTCGAACGCGGTGACGCTGGCACAGCCCATTTCAGCGGCAGCGATCGCGACGAAGCCGCTGCCGGTACACAGGTCGAGCACCCTGCGGCGCGGAATCAGGCCGGTCCGCCTCATCGTGTCGACGAGCAAACGGGAATCGAATTGTGGCTGGTACACCATGTCGGCGACCAAGGCGCCATCCAAGGCTGGGTAGGTGGTCGTCAAGGTTGGCCTTTCGGGGCACCGCCGTGGCGATCACGGCGTGATAGTACTAATGCCCGCAAACCGCTGCTTGAAACCAAACCCGGCTGATCGGGGGCTGATCGGGGACGATCGCTACCCCGCGGCCTGCGCCAATTGATTGACAATCGTCGAGCAGAACGTCGGAAGGTCCGACGGTGAGCGACTGGTGATCAAATTACCGTCCACGACAACTTCGTCGTCGACGACGTTGGCGCCGGCGTTGCGCAAGTCGGTGCGAATGCTGGGATAGGAGGTCAGCGTCCGTCCTTTCACCACCCCTGCCTCGACCAACGTCCAGGGTCCGTGACAGATTGCGGCAACCGGCTTTCCGGACTCCACGAAGTCACGGACGAAGGACACCGCAGCGCTGTCGGAACGTAGCTTGTCGGGGTTCACGGTCCCACCGGGCAATACCAGCCCGTCGAATTCGCCCACCGACACCTGCGCAACCACGCGGTCCACCGCGAACCTGCCGGCCGGATCGAGATCATGTTCCCGCGCCTGAATTTCGCCGCCCCGCAACGACACGACCTCCACCTGAGCACCGGCCTGTAGCAACGCCGCGCGCGGTTGCTCCAGTTCGACCTTTTCCACGCCATCGGCAGCCAGGATGGCGATCCTTTTGCCTTGCAACTCGTTCGACATCGCAATGCTCCTTTATGGGTTCAAGACGACTTTGGTGCAGCCGTCCCGCTTGTGTTTGAAGATCTCGTAGCCGTGTGGAGCCTGGTCGAGTCGTAGATGGTGGCTGATGATCATCGTGGGGTCGATCTCGCCGCTGCAGACCCGGTCCAACAGCGGCCGCATGTAGCGTTGTACGTGGCACTGGCCGGTCTTGATGGTCAGCGAGCGGTTCATGACCGCGCCGATGGGGAATTTGTCCATGACACCGCCATACACCCCGATGACCGAGACGGTCCCGCCGTTGCGGCAACTCATCACCGCTTCCCGAAGTGCGTGCGGCCGTTCGGTTTCCAACCGCGCGGCCTGCTTGACGCGGTCGTAGGCGTCCACCACTCGAGAGCCGTTGCGGGCCTCCATACCCACCGCGTCGATGCAGTGGTCCGGTCCCCGCCCGGCGGTGATGTCCCGAAGCTCCTCCAGCACCGAGGTCTCGGCGAAGTTGAGGAGTGTCGCACCCAGCCGGCCAGCCAACTCCAGCCGATACGGGACCCGGTCAATGGCAATCACTTTGGCCGCGCCAAGCAAGTAGGCGCTGGCGACCGCGAATAGGCCCACCGGACCGGCACCCCATACCGCGACGACGTCACCGGGTGTGATGCCGCACATCTCGGCGCCCATGTAGCCGGTGGGCAGAATATCCGACAAGAACAACACCTGGTCATCGGTCAGATCGTCGTCGATCTTCAGCGGCCCCACATCGGCGAACGGCACCCGCGCGTATTCGGCCTGTCCACCGGCAAACCCGCCCAACATGTGCGAATACCCGAAAAGCCCTGCGGGCGAATGACCCAACAACTTCTCGGCCATTCCTGCGTTGGGATTGGAATTCTCACACAGCGAGTACAGGTCGCACTCACACGCCGAGCACGCTCCGCACGCGATCGGGAAGGGCACCACCACCCGGTCGCCGACGGCCAAGTTGGACACCGCCTTTCCGGCCTCGACCACTTCACCCATGAACTCGTGCCCCAGCACGTCTCCGTGCTTGACCGTGGGGATATAGCCGTCGTAGATGTGCAGGTCCGAACCACAGATGGCGGTGGAGGTGACCCGCACGATGATATCGCGGTCGTTGCGGATCTCGGGATCCGGAACCGATTGCACCTCAACGCTATTGCGTCCGGCCCAGACGGTGGCTTTCATCAGCGCGCTCCTTCGCTCACCGGTCGCGCGGGCTGTTGATGCATCTGGCGCATCGCTGACGTGCCTTCCGGCGACCCGTCGGAATACAGCACCTGCCCGGTTTCCAGGATCTGCTGGAACCGCCGAAGGTCGTCGTTGACCTGCTGTTCCGGTGACTCGCCCAACAGCGTCGCAACCGACTTGCCGAGCACTCCGCCCGGTATGTGGTAGCCGATAGTGACTCGGACCTCGGTGCCGTCGCCCGCGGCCGTCGGCGTGAATTCGATGCTGCCCCCGTGCCTTACCCCGGAATCACGCGCCGATTGCCACGCAATCCGCTTGTTGGGCGCATCCTCGACGATCTGCGCATCCCACTGCACGGGCTGGCCTACCGGCGCGTTGACGGCCCAATGCGACCGCCCGCCGTCGCCGGCGGTGACCGATCGCAGGTGGTGCATGAAGCTGGGCAGGTTCTCCAGGTCACGCCAGAACCGGTACACGTCCTCCGGCGGACGGCGCACCGTCACCGCGGCCCGCAGCGACCGATGCTTCGGGCCGTTGCCATGCCGGTGGCCTCCGTCGCTGGCGGCGCGCATCGCGGCGTAGAGGTCGGCCCCGGCGATTCCGGTCAGCGCGACGGCGGCAACGGCGCTGCGCGCCCGTGCTCCCCGGCCACGGCTGAGCACACCCGCCCCGAACACCGCGACGTCCACCACGTCGCCGGCCACCCTGGTCCACACCAGTTTCGGCGAGCCGAGCAATAACGCCGCGGCGTGGCCGCATTCGCGTATTCCCAAGGCGCGGATGACCCAGCGCGACCGGTCCGTGTCGGCCACGCCCGCGAGCACGGCTACTTTCCCGGGGGCCAGCACTTCGGCGAGGCCAAGCCCCAGGCTGGCCCCGCCAAGGCCGCGGGCCAGCGTGGCCGCTGCGCTCGCCGAGGCGTCTTTCATCGTCATTTCCTTGCCTTGTGCTGTCTTGTGGTGTCAGGAAGCGGCCGCCCGCAGCTTGTGAAGCAACGGTTCGGCGGCCTCCTTGAGGAACTCGTCCTGATGCTGTCCGCCGATCTGCACGAGGGCGATATCGGTGAAACCGGCTTCCCAATAAGGCCGCACAGATTCGACGATGGCGTCCAGATCCGGCCCACACGGGATGTTCTCGGCGACGTCCTCCGGACGCACGAACTGCGTCGCCGCGGCAAAACCGGCCGGCGTCGGCAAGTCCGCGTTGACCGCCCAGCCGCCGCCAAACCAGCGGAACTGGTCGTGTGCCCGTTCGACGGCGGCGTCGCGGTCAGGATCCCAGCACACCGGTAGCTGGCCGACCACCCTTCCGGCGCCGGTCCCGTTGGCAACCTGGCGTGCCGCGTGCCACGAGTCGACCAGGTCGCCGTCGGGCTCCACCGCGATCAGGTGGTCGGCAAGTTTGGCGAATTTGTCGACCGCCTTGGGTCCGCCGATCGCCACCCCGACGCCTACCGGCACGTCCGGTAGGTCCCACAGGCGCGCCGAATCGACCTGGAAATAGTCGCCACGCCAGTTCACCAGCCGGCCGCCGAACAGTTCGCGGATGATCTTGACCGCCTCGCGCAACATGTCCTGACGACGTTCGACCGCCGGCCAGCCCCGGCCGACGATGTGCTCGTTGAGGTTTTCGCCGCTACCCAGTCCGAGCGTGAACCGCCCGTCGGACAGGATCTGCACGGTCGCGGCCTGCTGCGCGACGATCGCGGGGTGATACCGCATCGTGGGACAGGTCACGTAGGAGTACAGGTCGACCCGTTCGGTGGCATGAGCCACCGCGCCCAGCACCGCCCAGGCGTTGGGCGCGTGTCCTTGCGACGTCAGCCAGGGCGAGAAGTGGTCGCTGCAGACCAAAAAGTCGAAGCCCCGCTGCTCGGCCGAAACGGCGTACTGCACAAGGTCTTTCGGCCCGCTCTGCTCGGTCATCAACGTATAGCCGAAATTCGTCATACGCGGTGGGGTACCCGGCTACAAGCCCACGTAACGCCGCGGCGAAAAATCGCCCCCAAAACCCGCCCCGGCGTTCCGCTCGCGGCGGCTTGCCGCGGCGCCAAAACGGGTAGACCGAGCGCAGGAGCGGGCAACGGCCCGCCTCAACCGCAAAGGAGCGGACAATGATCGGAACAATCATCGGGGCCATCGTGGTCGGTCTCATCGTGGGCGCGCTCGCCCGCCTGGTCATGCCGGGCAAGCAGAACATCGGCGTCATCATGACCGTGGTATTGGGGGCCGTCGGGTCGTTCCTGGGAACCTGGATTTCCTACAAGTTCGGATACTCGAATCAGAACGGGGGCTTCGAGTTCATCCCGTTCCTGGTCGGTATCGTCGTGGCGGTCTTGCTCATCGCCGCCTACCTCGGGCTTACCGGCCGGCGCGGCACGTCTGCTCGTACCGGTCCGCGCGCCGGCCTGTAGCAGCTCAGCGGGGCCTCGGCTTGGTCGCTTTGTGCCATCGGTGACCTGCCGAAGCATCTCCCACTTCGTTCCCTCATGACGCCCCCAGCCGGCACCAATGGGGCTCGGCCAGGAACGACTTCGCTCGAGCCCGCGTATGTCCCCTGATCGGGGGACAAGCTGTAGCACGTTCGGGGGATGGAGATCTCATTGCTCGCGCACTTATGATCAACCAGATTTATTTGGCATGTGTTGCGTATTGCGCTGGGAGGTAACGGTTTAACAACTCATACGGAGGCAGCGGGCTTGGAATGGAGTTGCGGTGCCGGTTCGAGCGGTACTCATGGGTGTGGTGATGCCCCAGTGCGCGTTCTAGTGGCTCCCCGCGGGCCACGAGCTAGGCAGCGAGCCCAACTAAGAACGTCGCGGACATCCGCGCAACCCCGATTTCAGTGATGCTGCCATCCGCTGCGAATTACCGAGAGGAAGCCTTCTTTGAGCGTGTTCGAATATTCCAACGACCGGGCGCCCCAACCGCAGAACAAGGCCCACGCCAGGGGATCCGATTCGGCACCGGGCCACGTCCGTCTCACCAAGTCGCGGCGTGGCACACGCGCCGCCGGC
Proteins encoded in this window:
- a CDS encoding HemK2/MTQ2 family protein methyltransferase; translated protein: MTTTYPALDGALVADMVYQPQFDSRLLVDTMRRTGLIPRRRVLDLCTGSGFVAIAAAEMGCASVTAFDICPHAVRCSRDNVADAGVDVDVRQGSWTRAFDCAPFEVIVSNPPYVPAPPVDDSDAISPAAGPSWAWNAGPDGRLVLDPLCKSAAKLLCDGGSLLLVQSALAGVQRSLDFLLSTGLDAEVVASQRIPFGPVLSARAPWLEETGRVPCGCRDEELVVIRADKS
- a CDS encoding type 1 glutamine amidotransferase domain-containing protein translates to MSNELQGKRIAILAADGVEKVELEQPRAALLQAGAQVEVVSLRGGEIQAREHDLDPAGRFAVDRVVAQVSVGEFDGLVLPGGTVNPDKLRSDSAAVSFVRDFVESGKPVAAICHGPWTLVEAGVVKGRTLTSYPSIRTDLRNAGANVVDDEVVVDGNLITSRSPSDLPTFCSTIVNQLAQAAG
- a CDS encoding zinc-dependent alcohol dehydrogenase; amino-acid sequence: MKATVWAGRNSVEVQSVPDPEIRNDRDIIVRVTSTAICGSDLHIYDGYIPTVKHGDVLGHEFMGEVVEAGKAVSNLAVGDRVVVPFPIACGACSACECDLYSLCENSNPNAGMAEKLLGHSPAGLFGYSHMLGGFAGGQAEYARVPFADVGPLKIDDDLTDDQVLFLSDILPTGYMGAEMCGITPGDVVAVWGAGPVGLFAVASAYLLGAAKVIAIDRVPYRLELAGRLGATLLNFAETSVLEELRDITAGRGPDHCIDAVGMEARNGSRVVDAYDRVKQAARLETERPHALREAVMSCRNGGTVSVIGVYGGVMDKFPIGAVMNRSLTIKTGQCHVQRYMRPLLDRVCSGEIDPTMIISHHLRLDQAPHGYEIFKHKRDGCTKVVLNP
- a CDS encoding GlsB/YeaQ/YmgE family stress response membrane protein translates to MIGTIIGAIVVGLIVGALARLVMPGKQNIGVIMTVVLGAVGSFLGTWISYKFGYSNQNGGFEFIPFLVGIVVAVLLIAAYLGLTGRRGTSARTGPRAGL
- a CDS encoding SRPBCC family protein; amino-acid sequence: MKDASASAAATLARGLGGASLGLGLAEVLAPGKVAVLAGVADTDRSRWVIRALGIRECGHAAALLLGSPKLVWTRVAGDVVDVAVFGAGVLSRGRGARARSAVAAVALTGIAGADLYAAMRAASDGGHRHGNGPKHRSLRAAVTVRRPPEDVYRFWRDLENLPSFMHHLRSVTAGDGGRSHWAVNAPVGQPVQWDAQIVEDAPNKRIAWQSARDSGVRHGGSIEFTPTAAGDGTEVRVTIGYHIPGGVLGKSVATLLGESPEQQVNDDLRRFQQILETGQVLYSDGSPEGTSAMRQMHQQPARPVSEGAR
- a CDS encoding LLM class F420-dependent oxidoreductase, with the translated sequence MTNFGYTLMTEQSGPKDLVQYAVSAEQRGFDFLVCSDHFSPWLTSQGHAPNAWAVLGAVAHATERVDLYSYVTCPTMRYHPAIVAQQAATVQILSDGRFTLGLGSGENLNEHIVGRGWPAVERRQDMLREAVKIIRELFGGRLVNWRGDYFQVDSARLWDLPDVPVGVGVAIGGPKAVDKFAKLADHLIAVEPDGDLVDSWHAARQVANGTGAGRVVGQLPVCWDPDRDAAVERAHDQFRWFGGGWAVNADLPTPAGFAAATQFVRPEDVAENIPCGPDLDAIVESVRPYWEAGFTDIALVQIGGQHQDEFLKEAAEPLLHKLRAAAS
- a CDS encoding CDGSH iron-sulfur domain-containing protein, which translates into the protein MASDRFMVAICTCRRSKEYPLCDTSHRRCRPQRSERSERSERSERSQRKARTDQTPSSGAGSGGAGN
- a CDS encoding HNH endonuclease signature motif containing protein: MECRFDSRAEVIAHCDDWFERRCPSKTAESAQLVERICAATRAENRAAAAQLVAIGELFAYRLSRCSETEDWAVDTMEAVAAEVAAALRISQGLAASRLRYARVMRERLPQVAEVFKAGEIDYLAFQTLAYRTDLIEDSAVLAAVDGELFVKLPRWPSMSRGRLGAQVDKIVANADADALRRRTKQQRDREICIDEVQGGISLIRGRLLSPHAHALEQRLDALANTVCPRDPRSRHQRRADALGALAAGADRLGCRCGHRECAAGTRPAATPVVIHVIAESAAVAGSGSITASEMGADGLITAELIAELAVSAKLVPLTHPGDAAPEPGYVPSKALADFVRCRDLTCRWPGCDRPASRCDLDHTIPVSQGGPTHASNLKCYCRTHHRTAKEPFSERHGHDRHTHHQQRPAGRRFARHPRASWRGVRRPMGRRHHQPPLSADHRRSPQHHREHQRAGVG